A part of Tessaracoccus timonensis genomic DNA contains:
- a CDS encoding endonuclease/exonuclease/phosphatase family protein, with the protein MFKRIVAPVLTTLLVASGLASTAQADESAPSSLRIATFNASLNRSAEGELIEHLSNGDNEQARNAAETIQRANPDIVLVNEFDYDENGTAQDLFRKNYLEVSQHGADPVTYPYAWSGPVNTGVPSGFDLNNDGKVGGPDDAWGFGEFPGQYGFVVYSKYPINTDDVRTFQNFLWKDMPDNAMPEGWFDADEVEQVRLSSKTHADIPVQVGDETLHVLAAHPTPPSFDGPEQRNKRRNNDEIRIWADYISGKADYLYDDKGTKGGLAAGAHFAILGDYNSDPNDGDSMPGSIDQLLKNPLVLDPKPMSEGAVEAAKQGGANDSHKSDPKYDTADFNDDPRPGNIRVDYTLFNAETMQVSDAGVFWPVKSDPLSRLTGEYPFPTSDHRLVWADVTLKGSAQEDESGDDTAPSPEKPGPSPERPDLPQTGV; encoded by the coding sequence ATGTTCAAACGCATCGTGGCCCCCGTGCTCACCACGTTGTTGGTGGCCAGCGGCCTCGCCAGCACGGCTCAAGCAGACGAGTCCGCACCCTCGTCCCTGCGTATCGCCACCTTTAACGCGAGCCTGAACCGCTCCGCGGAAGGCGAGCTCATTGAGCACCTCAGCAACGGCGACAACGAGCAGGCACGCAATGCAGCTGAAACTATCCAGCGAGCCAACCCCGACATCGTCTTGGTCAACGAGTTCGACTACGACGAGAACGGTACGGCCCAAGACCTGTTCCGTAAGAACTACCTCGAAGTTTCGCAGCACGGTGCCGACCCGGTCACCTACCCGTATGCGTGGAGCGGCCCGGTGAACACCGGTGTGCCCTCGGGCTTCGACCTGAACAATGACGGGAAGGTCGGCGGCCCGGATGATGCCTGGGGCTTCGGCGAGTTCCCCGGCCAGTACGGCTTCGTCGTGTACTCGAAGTACCCGATCAACACCGACGACGTCCGCACGTTCCAGAATTTCCTCTGGAAGGACATGCCCGACAACGCCATGCCGGAGGGTTGGTTCGACGCCGACGAGGTCGAGCAGGTGCGTCTCTCGTCGAAGACCCACGCCGACATCCCCGTCCAGGTCGGCGACGAGACGCTCCATGTTCTCGCCGCACACCCGACGCCGCCGTCCTTCGACGGCCCGGAACAGCGCAACAAGCGTCGCAACAACGACGAGATCCGCATCTGGGCCGACTACATCTCTGGCAAGGCCGATTACCTCTACGACGACAAGGGCACCAAGGGCGGCCTCGCAGCCGGTGCGCACTTCGCAATCCTCGGCGACTACAACTCAGACCCCAACGACGGCGACTCCATGCCCGGCTCTATCGACCAGCTGCTGAAGAACCCTCTCGTACTGGACCCGAAGCCGATGTCGGAGGGCGCCGTCGAGGCTGCGAAGCAAGGTGGCGCGAACGACAGCCACAAGTCTGACCCGAAATACGACACCGCTGACTTCAACGACGATCCACGCCCCGGCAACATCCGCGTCGACTACACGCTGTTCAACGCAGAAACCATGCAGGTCAGCGATGCAGGCGTGTTCTGGCCGGTGAAGTCCGATCCGCTGTCGCGGCTCACCGGGGAGTACCCGTTCCCCACATCGGATCACCGCCTGGTGTGGGCCGACGTCACGCTCAAGGGAAGCGCTCAGGAAGACGAGTCTGGCGACGACACAGCACCTTCGCCAGAGAAGCCTGGTCCCTCGCCTGAGCGTCCTGATCTTCCACAGACTGGGGTCTGA
- a CDS encoding YbjN domain-containing protein yields MPDAVAPHPEFADDAATLAPITHERLVATLESMAFDFEEDDGVLTALIEGGHPCWFSITGPNDEEIALNIQARWRPSLDVSNLAQAFQTVNDWNGTQIFPRAITVPDENDNCVFVADFTQDFDRGVTDLQLENAIAVALTTTMNFLEYLNAQFPDALDDDYGFTGDDQPSAQ; encoded by the coding sequence ATGCCAGATGCCGTTGCACCCCATCCCGAGTTCGCCGACGACGCCGCCACCCTCGCGCCGATCACCCACGAGCGCCTCGTTGCAACCCTCGAGAGCATGGCGTTCGACTTTGAAGAGGACGACGGGGTCCTGACCGCGCTGATCGAGGGTGGGCACCCATGTTGGTTCTCGATCACCGGCCCCAATGACGAGGAGATCGCGCTGAATATTCAGGCTCGATGGCGGCCGAGCCTCGACGTGAGCAATCTCGCTCAGGCGTTTCAAACCGTCAACGATTGGAACGGCACCCAGATCTTCCCTCGTGCCATCACCGTGCCCGACGAGAATGACAACTGCGTCTTTGTTGCTGACTTCACGCAGGACTTCGACCGGGGTGTCACCGATCTGCAGCTCGAGAACGCCATCGCTGTTGCGCTGACCACCACCATGAATTTCCTGGAGTATCTCAACGCCCAATTCCCAGATGCCCTCGACGACGATTACGGCTTCACCGGGGACGACCAACCGAGCGCCCAGTGA
- a CDS encoding homoserine O-acetyltransferase, whose product MIVETNIVRLYDSRHPLRTASGVELTEVDVAYETYGTLNEARSNAVFVCHALTGDAHAAGHHAGEAKPGWWDNLIGPGKPLDTDRWFVVSANLLGGCSGTTGPSSTNPATSKPYGLDFPLLAVSDFVTVHRKLGEHLGISHWAALVGGSLGGMQVLDWVLRHPEDTDNAIIIAASSRLTAQNIAFSAVGRQAIMRDPEFHNGQFHELDTAPARGLSVARMMAHITYLSEEAFGEKFGRQAQYQQLTKNFGVDFAVESYLEYQGEKFLSRFDALSYLYLSRAMDYFDAFADDDALDRLSKHQVTFLIMSFDSDWRYSTKDSRRIVRHLERAHQPVSFREIKSPWGHDSFLLEIDDYHATIRAFLDRAWESR is encoded by the coding sequence ATGATCGTCGAAACCAACATCGTCCGGCTCTATGACTCTCGGCACCCGCTGCGCACTGCATCGGGTGTCGAACTCACTGAGGTGGACGTCGCCTACGAAACCTACGGCACGCTGAACGAGGCCCGCAGCAACGCCGTCTTCGTATGCCATGCCCTCACCGGCGACGCGCATGCGGCAGGGCACCACGCGGGGGAGGCGAAGCCCGGCTGGTGGGACAACCTCATCGGGCCCGGCAAACCGCTCGATACTGACCGCTGGTTCGTCGTCTCCGCCAACCTGCTCGGCGGCTGCTCGGGCACGACGGGGCCGTCGTCCACCAACCCTGCGACGAGCAAACCGTACGGTCTCGATTTCCCCCTGCTCGCTGTCTCCGACTTTGTCACCGTGCACCGCAAACTAGGGGAGCACCTGGGCATCAGCCATTGGGCCGCCCTCGTCGGGGGCTCGCTGGGTGGCATGCAGGTGTTGGATTGGGTGCTGCGCCATCCAGAAGACACGGATAACGCCATCATCATCGCTGCGTCGTCGCGCCTGACAGCACAAAACATTGCGTTTTCCGCCGTCGGCCGACAAGCCATCATGCGCGATCCAGAGTTCCACAACGGTCAGTTTCACGAGCTCGATACCGCACCTGCACGCGGGTTGTCCGTCGCGAGAATGATGGCGCACATCACCTACCTGTCGGAGGAGGCGTTCGGCGAGAAGTTCGGACGCCAAGCCCAGTACCAACAGTTGACGAAGAACTTCGGGGTCGACTTCGCCGTCGAAAGCTACCTGGAGTACCAGGGTGAGAAGTTCCTGTCGCGCTTCGACGCGCTCAGCTACCTCTACTTGTCGCGCGCCATGGACTACTTCGACGCGTTCGCCGACGACGACGCTCTCGACCGTCTGAGCAAGCACCAGGTGACCTTCCTCATCATGAGCTTCGACTCCGACTGGCGGTATTCGACGAAGGACTCGCGGCGCATCGTCCGCCACCTGGAGCGTGCCCACCAGCCGGTGTCGTTCCGGGAAATCAAGTCACCGTGGGGGCATGACTCGTTTCTGCTCGAGATCGACGACTACCACGCCACCATCCGCGCATTCCTCGACCGAGCTTGGGAGAGCCGATGA
- the metW gene encoding methionine biosynthesis protein MetW, which translates to MTARADYDLITQLVPERSRVLDLGCGDGELLLRLHDKGCTGLGVEIEPSEVLAAIRSGVSVIELDIDEQLDEFADDSFDVVILSRTLQAVHRPTEVLSQIRRIAHQAIVSMPNFVVWRNRARILRGRMPISSDLPFEWFDTPNLHYTSIKDLEPLFNRMGFRIDRRLTLDEHGHQHRFGNLFGNMLGSAGLYLLRRDERIHKPRY; encoded by the coding sequence ATGACTGCCCGCGCCGACTACGACCTCATCACCCAGCTGGTTCCAGAGCGCTCGCGCGTGCTCGACCTCGGCTGCGGCGACGGCGAGCTTCTCCTGCGCCTCCATGACAAGGGCTGCACCGGGCTCGGCGTCGAAATCGAACCTTCCGAGGTGCTCGCCGCGATCCGCAGTGGTGTGAGCGTGATCGAGCTGGATATCGACGAACAGCTCGACGAATTCGCCGACGACTCGTTCGACGTCGTCATCCTCTCGCGCACGCTGCAGGCCGTACACCGCCCGACTGAGGTGCTCTCCCAGATCCGACGCATCGCGCACCAAGCCATCGTGTCGATGCCGAATTTCGTCGTCTGGCGCAACCGCGCGCGCATCCTGCGCGGGCGGATGCCCATCTCCAGCGACCTTCCGTTCGAGTGGTTCGACACGCCCAACCTGCACTACACGTCCATCAAAGACCTCGAGCCGCTGTTCAATCGCATGGGCTTCCGCATCGACCGCCGGCTCACGCTCGACGAACACGGCCACCAGCACCGCTTCGGCAACCTCTTCGGCAACATGCTCGGCAGCGCCGGCCTCTACCTACTGCGTCGCGACGAGCGCATCCACAAGCCGCGCTACTGA
- a CDS encoding 5'-3' exonuclease H3TH domain-containing protein: MTTLMACDTSYLFYRAFFGLPATLTSPDGHPVNAVRGTCDFLTRLLERYSPDHLVCAWDDDWRPAWRVELVASYKAHRVADDGGELVDENLARQIPWVRAALEAAGVPVVGASGYEADDVLASLAAQHEETTLVVTGDRDLFQLVDEHTSVVYVGSSVAKSELITPDDVLARHNVPAARYVDYAALRGDPSDGLPGVKGIGDKTAAALVQQYPTLEAMVEAAGDPSATMRPAVRRGLQESADYVLLAREVTTTVATLPLAVPVSPGPDRDAVADITERLGLGQSVARLVDALVATQ; this comes from the coding sequence GTGACCACACTCATGGCTTGCGATACGTCGTACCTCTTCTACCGCGCCTTCTTCGGGCTACCTGCAACGTTGACATCGCCGGACGGACACCCAGTGAACGCCGTGCGCGGCACCTGCGACTTCCTCACCCGTCTCCTCGAGCGCTACTCCCCCGACCACTTGGTGTGCGCTTGGGACGACGACTGGCGGCCCGCCTGGCGGGTCGAACTCGTCGCGAGCTACAAGGCACACCGGGTGGCCGACGACGGTGGGGAGCTCGTCGACGAGAATCTCGCCCGGCAAATCCCTTGGGTGCGAGCGGCGCTCGAGGCTGCGGGGGTGCCCGTCGTCGGAGCCAGCGGATACGAAGCCGACGACGTCCTCGCCTCGCTCGCGGCACAGCATGAGGAAACGACGCTCGTCGTCACCGGCGACCGCGACCTCTTCCAGCTCGTCGACGAGCACACGTCGGTGGTGTACGTCGGTTCATCGGTGGCGAAGAGCGAACTCATCACTCCCGACGACGTGCTGGCCCGTCACAACGTGCCGGCGGCGCGCTACGTCGACTATGCGGCGTTGCGCGGTGATCCATCCGACGGACTCCCCGGCGTGAAGGGCATCGGCGATAAAACCGCAGCCGCGCTGGTGCAGCAGTATCCGACGCTGGAGGCCATGGTGGAGGCGGCGGGAGACCCGTCGGCGACGATGCGCCCGGCGGTGCGCAGGGGCCTGCAAGAATCCGCGGACTACGTGTTGCTGGCGCGCGAGGTAACCACCACCGTCGCCACACTCCCCCTCGCGGTGCCGGTGTCCCCCGGCCCGGACCGCGACGCCGTCGCCGACATCACGGAGCGGTTGGGGCTCGGGCAGTCAGTAGCGCGGCTTGTGGATGCGCTCGTCGCGACGCAGTAG
- the lnt gene encoding apolipoprotein N-acyltransferase translates to MIERRELPTWATALLAVVAGLLIGAGQAPLGLWPATMIGLALLTWLVAGMRKRAAFGCGYLAGIAMNTLTISWIAVLGVPIAIGLIAYASLWMGLTGLLIALLVRLPLWPAWVATAWVSVEYVSGNWPFGGFAWTRLAFTLVDSPLSGLLPYMGMAGVTLIMVWLSQLLLVRRWWRTAPVILLAFVVSGCLLFVPPSQPEQHVTVAVVQPNVNRHEYGGPYYARAVTNNALSSTVMAMATARTSDADVDFVLWPESAVDIDPLRDDESRRRVDAAAKLSGAPVLVGAVTLPDNPPDTRQTSALWWGPTTGPTVTYHKRNLVPFGEWIPFRDVLLPLIPMLEMTGRQSVPGTTPGVLDAPVARYPSLKVGTIVCFELAYDDTVYDTVRAGGNVIVSQSNENTYANTFQIPQQQAMNRIRAKELGREVVVGTLNSISGHVTARGTFVEPTAEFEGAERLVTVPLRYRLTSAVTVGPLLSRIALVATVGAVAFLLVQRFRARGKLAETTSKEVHYA, encoded by the coding sequence GTGATCGAGCGTCGAGAGCTTCCCACCTGGGCCACCGCGTTGCTAGCGGTAGTGGCGGGTCTGCTCATCGGCGCCGGGCAGGCGCCGCTTGGGCTGTGGCCGGCAACGATGATTGGCCTTGCCCTCCTGACGTGGCTCGTCGCCGGCATGCGTAAGCGCGCCGCGTTCGGCTGCGGATACCTTGCGGGCATCGCCATGAACACCCTCACCATTTCCTGGATTGCGGTGTTGGGCGTACCGATCGCCATCGGTCTGATTGCCTACGCATCGCTGTGGATGGGGCTCACTGGCCTGCTCATCGCCTTGCTGGTTCGGCTTCCACTGTGGCCAGCGTGGGTGGCGACGGCGTGGGTCTCGGTCGAATATGTCTCCGGGAACTGGCCATTCGGTGGCTTCGCCTGGACACGCTTGGCGTTCACACTTGTAGATTCCCCGCTGAGCGGATTGTTGCCGTACATGGGCATGGCTGGTGTGACGCTCATCATGGTGTGGCTCTCACAACTGCTGTTGGTGCGTCGCTGGTGGCGCACCGCTCCTGTCATACTGCTTGCTTTCGTTGTGAGCGGCTGCTTGCTGTTCGTGCCGCCGAGTCAGCCGGAGCAGCACGTGACGGTGGCCGTCGTGCAACCGAACGTGAACCGCCACGAGTACGGCGGCCCCTACTACGCCAGGGCGGTGACGAACAACGCGCTGAGTTCGACGGTGATGGCCATGGCGACCGCGCGAACCTCCGATGCCGACGTCGACTTCGTGCTGTGGCCGGAGTCCGCCGTCGACATTGATCCGTTGCGCGACGACGAGTCCAGGCGCCGCGTCGACGCGGCGGCAAAGCTCTCTGGGGCTCCGGTGCTCGTCGGCGCTGTGACGCTGCCCGACAACCCACCAGATACACGCCAGACCTCTGCCCTGTGGTGGGGGCCAACGACTGGACCTACGGTCACCTATCACAAGCGCAATCTCGTGCCATTTGGCGAGTGGATCCCATTCCGTGACGTGCTGCTGCCGCTCATTCCGATGCTGGAGATGACGGGCCGGCAATCCGTTCCAGGCACCACACCAGGGGTCCTCGACGCGCCCGTCGCACGGTACCCGTCGCTCAAGGTGGGCACCATCGTCTGCTTCGAGCTGGCCTACGACGACACTGTCTATGACACTGTGCGTGCCGGCGGGAACGTCATCGTTTCGCAGTCGAACGAGAACACCTACGCCAACACGTTCCAGATTCCGCAGCAGCAAGCCATGAACCGCATCCGTGCGAAAGAACTGGGCCGCGAGGTCGTCGTCGGCACGTTGAACTCCATCTCGGGGCACGTCACAGCTCGAGGAACGTTCGTCGAACCAACCGCGGAGTTCGAGGGCGCTGAGCGTCTGGTGACGGTGCCACTTCGCTACCGGCTCACGTCGGCGGTCACCGTCGGGCCACTCCTGTCGCGGATCGCTCTCGTCGCGACGGTGGGAGCAGTTGCTTTCCTCTTGGTTCAGCGTTTCCGAGCCCGGGGTAAGCTGGCCGAAACGACGTCGAAAGAGGTGCATTATGCGTGA
- a CDS encoding polyprenol monophosphomannose synthase: MRDDNAVGRVLVIIPTYNESQNIESVTTRLRDAVPDAHVLIADDNSPDGTGDIADRLAANDDHVHVMHRQGKQGLGAAYLAGFHWGLDEGYDVLVQHDADGSHQPEELPRLLEAIADGADMVKGSRWVPGGSVVNWPASRKFISKGGSLWTRLWLGIPVKDATGGFNAFRASTLRGLNLDEVASAGYCFQIDMVWRALKHGFKVVEVPITFVERELGDSKMSRNIVIEALIRTTLWGIDHRIKQVKGLFRRG, encoded by the coding sequence ATGCGTGACGACAACGCGGTGGGTCGGGTTCTAGTAATCATCCCCACCTACAACGAATCGCAGAACATCGAATCCGTCACCACGCGTCTACGCGACGCCGTCCCCGACGCACATGTGCTGATCGCAGACGACAATTCCCCCGACGGCACCGGCGACATCGCCGATCGCCTCGCTGCGAACGATGACCACGTCCACGTGATGCACCGGCAAGGCAAGCAGGGCCTCGGCGCCGCATACCTCGCAGGTTTCCACTGGGGCCTCGACGAGGGCTACGACGTGCTCGTGCAGCACGATGCCGACGGCTCGCACCAGCCCGAGGAACTCCCGAGGCTGCTCGAGGCCATCGCTGACGGCGCCGACATGGTCAAGGGCTCGCGGTGGGTTCCCGGCGGGTCCGTGGTGAACTGGCCTGCTTCAAGGAAGTTCATCAGCAAGGGCGGCTCGCTGTGGACGCGGCTGTGGCTCGGCATCCCTGTAAAGGACGCCACCGGCGGCTTCAACGCCTTCCGCGCTAGCACGCTCAGAGGGCTTAACCTCGACGAGGTTGCATCAGCCGGGTACTGCTTCCAGATCGACATGGTGTGGCGCGCGCTGAAACATGGCTTCAAGGTGGTGGAAGTGCCGATCACGTTTGTGGAACGCGAGCTGGGTGACTCCAAGATGAGCCGCAACATCGTGATCGAGGCCCTCATCCGCACCACCCTGTGGGGTATCGACCACCGCATCAAGCAGGTGAAGGGGCTGTTCCGTCGTGGCTGA
- a CDS encoding FxsA family protein has translation MAERAQRPPSPWLVFAILAAPFVLWAVAEIAVLIWLSRTIGWWTLFLLVGTSLAGVVLLMRAGKRSLHRFKQRALADEPLPDDDSDTSQVIFGSVLLIIPGFISDFVGLLFVLPFTRPLLKASFDRMHRWAMRRKAERQAAENGVIPGEVVDDTETSQDNDNGPLVIEGTVIDDENKPNQ, from the coding sequence GTGGCTGAACGCGCTCAGCGTCCACCGTCGCCCTGGCTCGTGTTCGCGATTCTGGCGGCTCCCTTCGTGCTCTGGGCCGTCGCCGAAATCGCGGTGCTCATCTGGCTGTCCCGCACAATCGGGTGGTGGACGCTGTTCCTACTGGTCGGCACGTCACTGGCTGGCGTCGTGCTGCTCATGCGTGCGGGCAAGCGGTCGCTGCACCGTTTCAAGCAACGAGCACTCGCCGACGAGCCGCTCCCAGATGATGACAGCGACACCAGCCAGGTCATATTCGGATCGGTCTTGCTCATCATCCCCGGCTTCATCTCCGACTTCGTCGGACTCCTGTTCGTACTGCCGTTCACAAGGCCACTGCTGAAGGCGAGTTTCGATCGGATGCACCGCTGGGCGATGCGTCGCAAGGCGGAGCGACAAGCGGCTGAGAACGGCGTGATCCCGGGCGAAGTTGTTGATGACACAGAAACGTCACAAGACAATGACAACGGCCCCCTCGTGATCGAGGGGACCGTGATCGACGACGAGAACAAGCCGAATCAGTAG
- a CDS encoding RNA polymerase-binding protein RbpA — MADHALRGVGLGSKTFEDEQGIEFAERQSLGFDCPNGHHFEVTFSVEADLPTEWECKKCGQPAVRSDGVVGEEKEEKPVRTHWDMLRERRSMPELEDIFKEQLTKKREGDGY, encoded by the coding sequence ATGGCAGATCATGCACTCCGAGGCGTTGGCCTCGGTTCAAAGACCTTTGAAGATGAACAAGGCATCGAGTTCGCAGAGCGTCAATCGCTCGGGTTTGACTGCCCGAACGGGCACCACTTCGAGGTGACGTTCTCCGTCGAAGCTGACCTTCCCACCGAATGGGAATGCAAGAAGTGCGGGCAGCCGGCTGTGCGCTCTGACGGGGTTGTCGGGGAAGAGAAGGAAGAAAAACCCGTGCGCACGCATTGGGACATGCTTCGCGAACGCCGTTCCATGCCTGAGTTGGAAGATATTTTTAAGGAACAGCTCACCAAGAAGCGCGAAGGCGACGGCTACTGA
- a CDS encoding glycerophosphodiester phosphodiesterase, which produces MAVTSSEFLSPRFIPFAHRGGSFMPANLGIENTLRAFHNAASLGYRYMETDVHLSADGHLVAFHDDHLARVTDFHGKPGDLPLKELKQLRVGGREEIPTLDELLDEFPQTKFNIDIKHKRATIALSKAITRHNAHARVCVASFSQARLHLFRKLQPTVTTAASPSAVAGLLAGVVRTRGDVYQVPMRKRIGPVVREIVTPKTIDLVHKAGKKIHVWTIDDDTTMHRLISWGVDGIMTDRPELLKTVLRMRGMWSTR; this is translated from the coding sequence ATGGCTGTCACATCGAGCGAATTCTTGAGCCCCCGGTTCATCCCGTTCGCACATCGTGGCGGTTCATTCATGCCCGCCAATCTGGGCATTGAGAACACTCTCAGAGCGTTCCATAACGCGGCCTCACTGGGATATCGGTACATGGAAACCGACGTCCACCTCTCCGCCGACGGGCACCTCGTCGCATTCCATGACGACCACCTGGCACGCGTGACGGATTTCCACGGTAAGCCAGGCGACCTCCCGCTCAAAGAACTCAAGCAGCTCCGGGTGGGAGGTCGAGAAGAGATCCCCACGCTCGATGAGCTTCTCGACGAATTCCCCCAAACGAAGTTCAACATCGACATCAAACACAAACGCGCGACGATAGCGCTGTCGAAAGCGATCACACGCCACAACGCTCACGCCCGGGTGTGCGTCGCATCATTCTCCCAGGCGCGTCTCCATCTGTTCCGCAAACTCCAACCGACCGTCACCACGGCGGCATCGCCTAGCGCCGTCGCAGGCCTGCTTGCGGGCGTCGTGCGTACGCGAGGCGACGTCTATCAGGTGCCGATGCGCAAACGCATCGGCCCCGTGGTGCGCGAGATCGTGACGCCGAAAACCATCGACCTCGTGCACAAGGCGGGCAAAAAGATCCACGTGTGGACCATCGACGACGACACCACCATGCATCGCCTCATCTCCTGGGGAGTCGATGGAATCATGACGGATCGTCCCGAATTGCTGAAAACAGTCCTACGCATGCGTGGCATGTGGTCTACTCGATAG
- a CDS encoding UDP-N-acetylglucosamine 1-carboxyvinyltransferase has translation MSSATSESIGRLIHDARVSRGWSQQRLADEVGTAQSAVHRIETGQQNLSLSMIDRLAEALDMPLIQSATRGAMNFRIQGNTKLSGEIEVRSSKNAAVALLCASLLNRGTTTLRGIARIEEVDRISEVLASIGVELTWTGDGNDLVIRRPERLTPEIIDQRAAKRTRSILMFLGPLMHEFDSFELPYAGGCDLGARTVHPHMSGLSKLGLSVVATDGQYHATVSKDGADKHFVTLIERGDTVTENIIMAAAGTPGTTTIRNASGNYMVQDLCFYLQLLGVKVEGIGTTTLRITGVENINVDVEYDISEDPIEAMSLLTAGIVTKSEMTVRRCPVQFLDVELAVLDEMGQQLEMSKEYLSRNGKTRLVDITLFPSELKAPMDKIHPMPFPGLNIDNLPFFAVICAAATGQSMIYDWVYDNRAVHLQKLADLGANVQVMDAHRLLIIGPTKWRGRTVQTPPALRPAVCLLLAALAAKGTTHLLDVYVINRGYEDLPQRLNKLGADISTFWGDIED, from the coding sequence ATGAGCAGTGCAACGAGTGAATCTATTGGCCGTCTCATCCACGACGCCCGCGTTTCGCGCGGTTGGTCCCAGCAACGGCTGGCGGACGAAGTGGGCACCGCCCAGAGCGCCGTTCACCGTATCGAGACGGGCCAGCAAAACTTGTCGCTCAGCATGATCGACCGCCTCGCTGAAGCGCTCGACATGCCGCTCATCCAGTCCGCCACCCGCGGTGCGATGAACTTCCGCATCCAGGGCAACACCAAACTCTCTGGCGAGATCGAGGTGCGCTCGTCGAAGAATGCTGCCGTGGCGTTGCTGTGCGCCTCGCTCCTCAACCGCGGCACCACCACGCTGCGCGGCATCGCCCGTATCGAAGAGGTCGACCGCATCAGCGAGGTACTCGCGTCCATCGGCGTCGAACTCACCTGGACTGGCGACGGCAACGACCTCGTCATCCGCCGCCCCGAACGCCTCACGCCCGAGATCATCGACCAGCGTGCAGCCAAGCGCACTCGCTCCATCCTGATGTTCCTCGGCCCACTCATGCACGAGTTCGACTCTTTCGAGCTTCCCTACGCAGGCGGCTGCGACCTCGGCGCGCGCACCGTGCACCCTCACATGTCCGGGCTCAGCAAGTTGGGGCTCTCCGTGGTTGCCACGGACGGGCAGTACCACGCCACGGTCAGCAAGGACGGCGCTGACAAGCATTTCGTCACCCTCATTGAGCGCGGCGACACTGTCACCGAGAACATCATCATGGCGGCGGCTGGAACCCCCGGCACAACCACCATCCGCAACGCGTCGGGCAACTACATGGTGCAAGACCTCTGCTTCTATCTGCAGTTGCTAGGCGTCAAGGTTGAAGGCATCGGCACCACTACCCTGCGCATCACGGGCGTCGAGAACATCAACGTCGACGTGGAATACGACATCTCGGAAGACCCCATCGAAGCGATGAGCTTGCTCACCGCAGGCATTGTCACCAAGTCGGAGATGACGGTGCGCCGTTGCCCGGTGCAGTTTCTCGACGTCGAACTCGCGGTACTCGACGAGATGGGTCAGCAGCTGGAGATGTCGAAGGAATACCTGAGCCGCAACGGCAAGACCCGCCTCGTTGACATCACCCTGTTCCCCTCTGAGCTCAAGGCTCCGATGGACAAGATCCATCCGATGCCCTTCCCTGGTCTCAATATCGACAACCTCCCTTTCTTCGCGGTCATCTGTGCTGCGGCGACCGGGCAGTCGATGATCTACGACTGGGTGTACGACAACCGTGCCGTGCACTTGCAGAAGCTCGCAGATTTGGGCGCGAACGTTCAGGTGATGGACGCGCATCGTCTGCTCATTATCGGTCCGACGAAGTGGCGCGGGCGCACGGTGCAGACTCCCCCGGCCTTGCGCCCTGCGGTCTGTCTGCTGCTCGCGGCGCTGGCTGCGAAGGGCACGACGCATCTGCTCGACGTGTACGTCATCAACCGTGGCTACGAGGACCTTCCGCAGCGGCTCAACAAGCTCGGCGCCGATATCAGCACGTTCTGGGGCGACATCGAAGACTGA